The sequence below is a genomic window from Stigmatopora nigra isolate UIUO_SnigA chromosome 16, RoL_Snig_1.1, whole genome shotgun sequence.
CTGCCCTGCGCCTTCAAAGCTTCCAACTTGTACAACACCTGGCCGGGTCAAACAcaaaaatctttcttttttccacCTATATAATAAGCCACTCCAGATGACACAACATTGGGTCTAAAAGCCAATTGCACCCTAGCATTCCCAGTTTGACCTGACTCTGCAGTCGCGTGGCCTCCCTGGCGCGTAGCGTCTGCGGGGTCTCCGCCAATTGGCCGTAGAGGCACCCGGCCGCCAGCTTCCTGCCGGCCTCCTTGTAGCGGGTCTGCAGTGACGCCAAGGACGGGTGAGACCGGCGGCCGCCactgccgccaccgccgccgccaccgccgccgcctcccccACCCTCACCTGGCTGACGAGAAGAGAGAGCGTCCCGGCCAGTCGCGTCTCGGCGGTGTCCGCCAGTCGGCTGTAGGCGCTGTCGGCCAGGCTCTTCACGCTCTCCGCTTTGTACTTGAACTGCCATGGGGAAATAGAGGCCACCGGCGTCATTTTCATTTGCACCCAAGGAAAAAGAAGCAGAGGGCGGGGCACCTCACCCGGCTCTGCGTCAGCGTCGCCCGGCGGGCCGAGCCGATCTCGGGGGTGTCGGAGAGCCGCGAGTACAGCGACGACGTCAGGGCCTTCTTGCCCTCCGCTCGGTACGCTATCTGTTGCAATTTTTAGGGGAACCCTTGGACGGCCGCTCACCTCATCCGGAGCAAATAGACGGCCGGGAACGGGACTCACTTGGCTTTGGAGCGCGCCGGCTTCTTTGGCGTGTCGGGTCTCCGGCGTTTCGGGGAGGTTGGCGTAGAGAGGGGTGGAGGCCCGCCGCTTGGCCTCCTGCCCGTACTTGGCCTAAAACATGGACGGAGAGGAGAGACGATGGGCCCGCAGTCCGGTGAGCCACGTTCGAGGCTCACCGGACTGCGGGCTTCGGCCAGCGTTTTGGCAAAGAGAGTGTCGGGCGTTTGCGCCATGGCCGAATACAGCGACGGCTCCTCTCTGTCCCACTTGTAGTCGGCCTGAACAGGGGAGCGCGCGTGAGAGGGCGGGCGA
It includes:
- the LOC144209754 gene encoding uncharacterized protein LOC144209754 isoform X5, with translation MERQEGHGGLPLRHLGGHLADRLGPRHERPSEPDQVQRRRHEEPVAEFLLSVGQNQRVRVCQERGEAPEPGEVQGRGPEGNVLLSLLQTARDAAHSAGQGAGGAPQSGEIQGGPEKDVLHPLSPLAGDAGDAFCQTRLGDPQPGRLQVGQRGAVAVFGHGANARHSLCQNAGRSPQSGQVRAGGQAAGLHPSLRQPPRNAGDPTRQRSRRAPKPNSVPSGGQEGPDVVAVLAALRHPRDRLGPPGDADAEPVQVQSGEREEPGRQRLQPTGGHRRDATGRDALSSRQPDPLQGGRQEAGGRVPLRPIGGDPADATRQGGHATAESGVVQVGSFEGAGQQPLLSTCRHATDGLGQSAH